The nucleotide window GGCTGATGACTCCCGCCGGCAGTCCGTCCGCTTTTATGGTCTCAATTTCCCTTCCCCGTTTTAAAAAAGTCGTCACTCCCCCGGCTTTTACAAATTCACAGACTCCAGAATACAGATCTGCCACCGCCAGATCAACGGTGATGGGACGCTGTTCCTGATCCTTGAGCAGCAGAACAGCATTCATCAGACGGATGGCTCTTTCCAGGCTGAAGCCGCTGGATAAAAGCTGTTCAGCAAGCTCCATCACCACTTCGCTGTCCCGAAACGCCCTCCTGCCGGATCCCATGCCATCGGCGACACCGAACAGAAGACGTCCGTCCGGAATGGAACAGAAGGTGAAGTTATCCCCTGACAGCTCTTCTCCTTCTCTGGACGCCCTGGCTATGCCATGGAGCATCATGTAGCCCGGCGCTTTTATCAGCCTTACCGTACAGGGCTCTTTTGTCACGATCCTTCTGCTGTCCAAGGACGGAAGAAATTTTTCCTCCACAGTCCGGCTGACGGTCTCCGCCAGTTCCCTCACTGTCATACAGCGGTTTCCCGATGCCTGGACGGTGAGAAACGCTTCCCGCTTCTCATTCTCCTTTTCCAGGATCATGATATTCTCTACCTTTATCCGTCTGAGCCTCAGCTCTCTGCGAATCTTGTCCTTATATTGATCTGAGATATCCTCTGTCGCTTCGATGTCCTCAGAAAGCTCAGAAAGGATCCGCTCCATCTCTTTAAAGCCTTCCGCCACGGCTTCCCGGCATTCCTCATAACGGCCCTTCCAGACCAGATTCTCTAACGGCAGGGCTATCTCTCCTCCCGATACCGACGGAATTCCTTCCTCGACTACAAACTCATCCGGCTCCCTCGAAAAGCTTGTCCCGCCGCACTGGGAAAATGTACTCGCCAGTTTTTCCATGGAATCCGATACAGACTGCACCCGCTGTGCCGCCGTCCGTTCCCTTCCCGGCATATAAAATGGAAATGGCCTAACTGCCGCCTGCCTTACTTCTGTCTTCCGGCACAGGCTCCTCGGTATCAGCAGAAAGACCGCAGCCGCAATAAAAAACTCCACGATTCCCTGATCGATCTCCTGGGGAAGATAGACGATTCCTGCCGCCGCCGCCCCCGCCAGGAATCCCAAGGTACTGCCGGCACGGCCGAGACTTCGGAAAACTCCCGCCAGCACGCCCGTCAGACAAAGCATTCCCATCACTGACAAATCTCCCTGCCAGATGGTTTCTATGATTCCACAGCCTGTCCCCGCTACCGCGCCGATTCCTGCTCCAAATTTATATCCGACAAACAATACACTGAAATACATTCCGGTCCTCACGATCGAGGCCAGTGTCTTCCCCTGGGCCAGAAACGCTGTCAGCATAAAGCCAAAGGCCAAAGCCAGGACCGCCCGCACAAAAGTCTCCTTTTTCATTACAATACCTCCCTGAGAGAATATTATAACGTTTTGTCCGTGGGAAGGCTGTCGAAAGGGGACAGCCCCTGCATAAAAGTTTTCGACAGAAAAAGACCCCGGCTCCTTCCATGGCCCAGGGTCTATCATTAATCGTTATTTTTCGGCTTTAAAAGCGTCTCTC belongs to Qiania dongpingensis and includes:
- a CDS encoding SpoIIE family protein phosphatase, whose amino-acid sequence is MKKETFVRAVLALAFGFMLTAFLAQGKTLASIVRTGMYFSVLFVGYKFGAGIGAVAGTGCGIIETIWQGDLSVMGMLCLTGVLAGVFRSLGRAGSTLGFLAGAAAAGIVYLPQEIDQGIVEFFIAAAVFLLIPRSLCRKTEVRQAAVRPFPFYMPGRERTAAQRVQSVSDSMEKLASTFSQCGGTSFSREPDEFVVEEGIPSVSGGEIALPLENLVWKGRYEECREAVAEGFKEMERILSELSEDIEATEDISDQYKDKIRRELRLRRIKVENIMILEKENEKREAFLTVQASGNRCMTVRELAETVSRTVEEKFLPSLDSRRIVTKEPCTVRLIKAPGYMMLHGIARASREGEELSGDNFTFCSIPDGRLLFGVADGMGSGRRAFRDSEVVMELAEQLLSSGFSLERAIRLMNAVLLLKDQEQRPITVDLAVADLYSGVCEFVKAGGVTTFLKRGREIETIKADGLPAGVISRAEPERLEKQLRDGDKIVMVTDGVLDALEGEDKEETMREVLSCTSGENLQDVADEILHYAMVSGTDCRDDMTVLTIGIWKA